ACCAGCCCACCGCCAGGAGAACCGTCAGGCCGGATGAAATGAAGTTGATCGCGACCCCGGAGATGATCTGGTTTCCCTGGTGCGTGACCGAGGCAAAACCGTGAATGAGGCTCAGAAGAACGGCAACGAGGATCGCGAAGAACAACCCGACCCAGGCTGAATCGAACTGATAGGCGGCGGCAGCGGCGGCAAAGGCGGCAAACAGCATCTTGCCTTCAAGGCCGATGTCCCACACGCCAGAACGTTCGGAGTAGAGGCCTGCCAATCCGCACAGGATCAACGGTACCGACAGGCGGAGCGTCGAACTGAGCAAAAGAATGGTCGTGGACATGAACTCTTGCATCGCTCAGGCCTCCGGTTTCGAGAAGCGCAGGAGATCGGCCAGCGAATAGACCGACCTCCGGAACATCAGGCTCAGCGCGCCGGCAAAAAGAATGACCAGTCCCTGGATGAGCATGATCAGCTCCCTCGTGACGTTCGGCATCCAGAAGGAGATTTCCGCGCCGCCCTGATAGAGGACCCCGAAGAGGACCGACGCGATGGCGATCCCGACTGGATGGCCGCGCCCCATGAGGGCGACAGCAACCCCGACCAGGCCGATGCCGGCCGGGAAATCAAGCTGCAGCTTGCCCAGATCACCCATCAGGATGTTGATGCCGGCAAGCCCCGCGAGAGCGCCCGATATCAACATGCAGACGATGGTGATCTTGACGTAGCTGATGCCGGCGTTCCGGGCCGCGGCCGGATTGGCACCCGTCGCCCTGATTTCGAAACCGAGCTTCGTCTTCCAGATCAGGACCCAGACGAAGGCTGCTGCCGCAATGGCAATGAACAGACTGACATTGAGCGGTGCGGTTCCGATGTTGACCGGCAGGATTTCCCCGAGCTTCGGCACGAGACCGCCGCTGTCGAAGAGGCGCGTCTGCGGCGCCATGCTGCCCGGTTCCTTGATCAGGTTGACCAGCACGTAGATCATGATCGACGACGCGATGAAATTGAACATGATCGTCGTGATGACGAGGTGGCTGCCGCGCTTGGCCTGGAGATAGGCCGGGATGAAGGCCCATGCTGCGCCAAACAGCATTCCCGCCGCCGCCGCCGGGACGAGCGTCACGTACCATGGGACGATGCGGTCAAGCGACAGGCAGACGAGCGCGATACCGAGACCACCGAGATAGGCCTGTCCCTCGGCTCCGATCGTGAAGAGGCCGGCATGGGACGCCACCGCAACCGCAAGCCCCGTGAATAGGAAGCTGGTTGCGAAGTAGAGCGTGAAGCCGATCCCCTCACCCGATCCCAGCGAACCGCTGATGAGATAGCCCACCGCCTCCAGCGGGTTCTGACCGACGAAGAGCACCACCAGCCCTGAAATCAGGAGCGCAACGGCGACGTTCATGAGTGGCAGGACCGCGAAATCGACGATCCGCCTTACATTGAGAAAGCTGGCCACTTAGCCTCTCCCTTGATCTTCTTGCGTAATGCCAGCCATGAGCAGGCCCAGTTCGCGCTCCGAGGCGTCCGGACTTGCCTCTCCGACGATCGCGCCATCGAACATGACGAGAATGCGGTCGGAGAGCGCCCTGATCTCGTCGAGTTCCACCGACACGAGAAGGATCGCCTTGTTCTGGTCGCGCAGTTCGATCAGCCTTCGATGGATGAATTCGATGGCGCCGATATCGACCCCGCGCGTCGGCTGGCCGACCAGGAGCATTGCAGGGTCGTGCTCGATCTCGCGCGCCAGCACAATCTTCTGCTGGTTCCCGCCCGAAAAAAGCGATGTGCGAAGATCGGGATTGGGCGGACGGATGTCGTAGTCGGAAATGTAATCCTGCGCATATTGCTGGAGCTGCGACCGCTTCAGCATCGGGCTCGTTCCGAATTCCGGACGCCGGTGATAGCCGAGGCTCGCATTTTCGCGCAGCGGGAACGACAGGATAAGGCCGATCGCGTGCCGGTCCTCGGGCACATGGGCAACCCCTGCCGCCCGGCGTTTGAATGGGTCGGCCGCAATCTCGGCGCCGTTGAGGAGAACTGTGCCCGATTCCGGCACGCAGTTTCCCGCCAGCGCTTCGAGAAGCTCTGTCTGGCCGTTGCCGGCCACGCCGGCGATGCCGACGATTTCCCCCGCACGAACGGAAAGGGAAACGTCCTTGACCATGCGCACGCCGCGCTGGTCGCGGACGATCAAGTTCCTCACGTCGAAGACGACCTCTCCTGGCGTCGCTGGCGACTTGTCGACGCGCAGAAGCACCCGTCGGCCGACCATGAGCTCGGCAAGGCTCTCCTTCGTCATGGACGATGTCGGGGCGGTGGCGATCAGCTCTCCGCGCCGCATGACCGACACCGTATCCGTCGCATCCATGATTTCGCGCAGCTTGTGCGTGATGAGGATGACGCTCTTTCCTTCGTCGCGAAGGCGACGGAGAATGCGGAACAGGTGGTCGGCCTCGCTCGGCGTCAGAACACCCGTCGGCTCGTCGAGGATGAGGATTCGCGCCTGGCGATAAAGCGCCTTGAGGATTTCCACGCGCTGCTGGACGCCGACCGGCAAGTCTTCCGTGATCGCTTCCAGATCGACCTGCAGCTCGTATTCCCTGGCAAGGCGCTGCAGTTCGAGACGCGCCTTGCGCCGACTGGAGGGCAAAAACGCGCCGTCTTCTGCACCGAGAATGATGTTCTCCAGGACAGTGAAGTTCTCGACCAGCTTGAAATGCTGGTGGACCATGCCAATGCCGTGGGCGATCGCCGCCCGACTGTCTGCGATCCCGACCTCTTTGCCGTCGATGCGTATCGCGCCGGAATCGGCCTGATAGAAACCATAGAGAATGGACATCAGGGTCGACTTTCCGGCACCGTTTTCACCGACGATGCCGTGAATGCTGCCGGCCTTGACCGCGAGATTCACGTCCTTGTTCGCAACCACCGAGCCAAAGCTCTTGTTGATGCCGTCAAGCTCCAGCACGTTCTTCGGGGAGCTGTTTTCCGCTTTCATGGGCCTACTCCAGGCAAGGCTTGGACTGAGCGAGCGCTCACGCGCTCGCCCACCGTCACTCAGAGAGGGCACTTGTCGTCGGACATGTAGTCGTGGACCTTAAGAGTGCCTGCGGCGATATCTTCCTTCGCCTTCGCAGCAGCCGCCTCGACCTCCGGGCTGATCAGTTTGCGATTGTTCTCGTCAAGCGCCCAGTCGACGCCGTTTTCGGCCAGGCCAAGCGACTGGACGCCGCCGGTGAAATGGCCTTCCTTGGCATCCTTGAGCGCATTGTAGACGGCGACGTCGACGCGCTTGA
The nucleotide sequence above comes from Ensifer adhaerens. Encoded proteins:
- a CDS encoding ABC transporter permease, with the translated sequence MNVAVALLISGLVVLFVGQNPLEAVGYLISGSLGSGEGIGFTLYFATSFLFTGLAVAVASHAGLFTIGAEGQAYLGGLGIALVCLSLDRIVPWYVTLVPAAAAGMLFGAAWAFIPAYLQAKRGSHLVITTIMFNFIASSIMIYVLVNLIKEPGSMAPQTRLFDSGGLVPKLGEILPVNIGTAPLNVSLFIAIAAAAFVWVLIWKTKLGFEIRATGANPAAARNAGISYVKITIVCMLISGALAGLAGINILMGDLGKLQLDFPAGIGLVGVAVALMGRGHPVGIAIASVLFGVLYQGGAEISFWMPNVTRELIMLIQGLVILFAGALSLMFRRSVYSLADLLRFSKPEA
- a CDS encoding ABC transporter ATP-binding protein, whose protein sequence is MKAENSSPKNVLELDGINKSFGSVVANKDVNLAVKAGSIHGIVGENGAGKSTLMSILYGFYQADSGAIRIDGKEVGIADSRAAIAHGIGMVHQHFKLVENFTVLENIILGAEDGAFLPSSRRKARLELQRLAREYELQVDLEAITEDLPVGVQQRVEILKALYRQARILILDEPTGVLTPSEADHLFRILRRLRDEGKSVILITHKLREIMDATDTVSVMRRGELIATAPTSSMTKESLAELMVGRRVLLRVDKSPATPGEVVFDVRNLIVRDQRGVRMVKDVSLSVRAGEIVGIAGVAGNGQTELLEALAGNCVPESGTVLLNGAEIAADPFKRRAAGVAHVPEDRHAIGLILSFPLRENASLGYHRRPEFGTSPMLKRSQLQQYAQDYISDYDIRPPNPDLRTSLFSGGNQQKIVLAREIEHDPAMLLVGQPTRGVDIGAIEFIHRRLIELRDQNKAILLVSVELDEIRALSDRILVMFDGAIVGEASPDASERELGLLMAGITQEDQGRG